The Gammaproteobacteria bacterium DNA window AATCGGTCCTGTAGCTCGCTCATGGATTTTTCCTTGTCAGGGTGAGGCTGCGGGGCGTCGGTCTCAGCCGACGGCCTTGAGTTTGGGACGCTCAGGGCGCTGCCATCGCGCCAGGGTCTCATAATCGCCGGACAGTTCTTCCGGCGCAAAGTCGTCAGTCAGCACGGCATCGGCGCGCAGCGCTTCGTACTCGCGTACCCGTTGCGACTGAGCCGCGTCGAGCAGGCCACGGCGCACCGCGTCGGCCAGCCGTTCCTCGAAGGACTCGCCATCCAGCTCGCGCTTTTCCAGCGCCTTGGCGAACGGCGTGTAGTACGGCTCGATTTCGTTGAGCAGATCGAAGGTGCGCAGCATGCGCGCCACCGGATCGTTCGGGTCCTTGCTCACGAACACGTCCTGCTGGATACGGTCCATCAAGGCGTTGCGCTTGAGCATGGTGTTGGCCAGCTCGGCGTTGAGCGCATGCGACACCCCGTGGTGGGCACGACCGCGCGGGAACAGCATCAGCTTGAGCAGCGCGCGAACCAGCGCCACCGGGAAGTTCTGCACGAACTCGAACAGCGCCGATTCCATGCGATTGAGCGCCCATTCCAGCGACCAGCGCGCGTGCACACGCTCGACCTCTGTCACGCCGGGCTCGGCGACCGCACGCAGCACGGCCGAGGCGATGTACAGGTGCGACAGGACATCGCCCAGACGCGCCGACAAGCGCTCCTTGCGCTTGAGATCCCCGCCGAGCACGCCCATCGCCACATCGGAGGTGAAGGCCAGCGCCGACGAGAATCGCTCCAGCCGGCCGTAGTACGCGGCAAACTCGTCGCTCACCGGTTTGCGGGTCATCCAGGTGCCGAACAGGGCCTGACTGACCGCGCGTACGCCGCGATTGATCGCATAGCCGGCATGTCCCCACAGCGCGCGATCGAAGTCGATCAGACCCTGCGCCACGTCCTCGTTGCCGGCGGCGGCCATTTCCGCGAGCACGTAGGGATGACAGCGGATCGCGCCCTGGCCGAAGATCATCAGGCTGCGCGTGACAATGTTGGCGCCTTCGACGGTGATCGCCACCGGCAGTGCCTCGTAGGCTGGCCCCAGAAAGTTGCGCGGCCCGCGAATCACCGCCTTGCCGGACTGCACGTCCATCGCATCGAGCAGAACCTGACGCATGCCTTCGGTCATGTGGTACTTCATCATCGCCGTGACCACACTGGGCGTGGTTTCGGCCACGGCCGACGCCGTCAGCACGCGGCAGCATTCCATCCAGTAGGCGTAGCCGGCGATGCGGCCGGTGGCTTCCTGCACCCCTTCGAAACGCGCGATCGGCAGGCGGAACTGGCGGCGGATCGCGGCATAGGCGGCGGTCGCGCCATAGGCGCCCTTGCCGCAGGCGGCGGACAGCGCCGGCAGCGAAATGCCGCGTCCGGCGGACAGGCATTCCACCAGCATGCGCCAGCCCTTGCCGGCCATCTCCGGCCCGCCGATGATGGCCTCCAGCGGCACCACCACGTCCTGACCCTTGATCGGCCCGTTCATGAAGGCCGAACCGGGATAGTGGCGGCGTCCGATTTCGACACCGGCGGTATCGCGCGGCACCAGGGCGCAGGTAATGCCGTACTCGGTCTTGCTGCGGTCGCCGAGCAGACCGTCCGGATCGCGCAGGCGGAACGCCAGGCCGATCACCGTGGCCACCGGCGCCAGCGTGATGTAGCGCTTGGAGAAATTGAGGCGCAGCTTGAGCGTGCCGTCCTGATCGCGGAATACATCGCCGGTGTCCGGCAAATTGGAGGCATCCGAACCCACCTCGGGTCCGGTCAGGCCGAAACACGGGATGTCCTCGCCGCGCACCAGGCGCGGCAGCCAATAGCGTTGTTGTTCCGGCGTGCCGTAGTGCATCAGCAGTTCGCCGGGCCCGAGCGAGTTCGGCACCATCACCGTCACCGCGGCGGTGATGGATCGCGTGGCGATCTTGGCCACGACGCTGGACTGTGCCAGCGGTGAGAAGCCGAGGCCACCGTGTTCCTTGCCGATCAACATGGCGAAGAACTTCTTCTCACGAATGAACGTCCAGACTTCCGGCGGCAGATCACGCCGCTCGAAGCTGATATGCCAATCGTCGAGCATCTCGCAGAGCTGGTTGGTTTCCTCGTCGAGAAAACCTTGTTCCTCGGGCGTCAGGCTCGTCATTTTGAACGACAGCAGTTTCGACCAGTCGGGGCGTCCACGAAACATCTCGCCCTCCCACCACACCTCGCCGGCTTCGAGCGCATCACGCTCGGTTTCGGACATCTGCGGCAGCGCCTTGCGGAATGGATTGAAGATCGCGCGCGTCACCAGGTGACGGCGCAAGGGCACCAGGTTCAATACCAGCAGCGGCAGTCCCCCAATGACGGCGACGATTGCCAGGCCCGTACCCGACAAGGCGCCCAATGCACTCAATCCGACGGCAAGCACTGCGAGCATGGCGCTGAATGTCAACAGCTTCGCGCCGCGATAGACCAGAATCCAGACGATCGCAAAGGCCGCGATCCAGAGAAGAATGTTCATAAACGATGCACTCCTGACGACACGATCGACCACGAATGCGAGCCGATCTCTCGCTTCATGCGAAAGTTATTACCGATGGGTAAGTTACCGAATAGTAATAAAGCGCGCCGCGTGCTGCAACGCAACATCCGGCACGTTCCGGAAGTTGTAGGAAATTTCCTCTGGAAATCATTGTTTACCAAAGGGTAAATTAGGCCCTCGACAGGGAGACCAGACTTTCTCTGATGCAGGGAAACGCCGCAGGAAATGGCCGTCAAAATGCCGCAGCCGTCGTCGGACAAGCGCAGCAAAAGTCGTCGTTCGGCGCCGCGCGAACGGGTGGCGCGCGCCGATCGCGAGCAGCAGATGCTGGAGCAGGCGGCGCGGATTTTCGGAGAGCAGGGCTACAACGCCGCGTCGATGACGCGCATCGCCGAAGCGGTGGGCGTGACCAAGCCGATGCTGTACGCCTACTTCGGATCGAAGGAAGGCCTGTATCTGGCGGTAGTGGATCGTGCCGGCACGCACATGATCGCGTCGATGGAGTCCTTGCTGGTGGAACCCGATCCGGCGCAACGACTGCGCCTGGGTGCACAGTATCTGCTGGGCTACATTGCAAGACATCGCGACAGCTGGGCCGTGTTGTTCGCCGAGGGCGTGGCCGGTGCGACCGTGGCGGCACGGGTAAGGCGATACCGCGAGCGCATTGTCGATATGATCGCGATGACGCTGGCCGGCTTGGCACCGGGGCGACGCGAGATCGAAGCGCGTCCGTACGCACTGGCTTTGATCGGCGCCGGCGAAGCGATCACGAATTGGTGGGTGAATCAGAACGAAGTATCGCTCAACGCCATGTCGACCGCCGTCAGCGATATCGTCGAGGCGGTGTCGAAGGCGTATGTGGCGGGAGCGGCTCCGGTGGCGGAGCGACGAACAAGACGAGCGCGGTAGGGAAAAATCGCGCCGTTACATCGATATGGATTCGGTTTAAGAAGGGAAGGGAGGAGAAGAAATGCTCGTGCGAAATCTCAGGGCTCGCGCCGGTGGCTTGGCATTGTTGCTTGCGGTCGCGACACCCGCGTCCGCGGTCCGTTTCGATCTGGACTACGGCGATGGCATCGAAGGCGTACTGAATACGACCTTGACCGCTGGCGGCGCGTGGCGGATGCAGCATCAGTCATCGGACCTGATCGGCAAGTCCAATCTCGATCCGGGCGTCTGCAGCGGTGTCTACCAGTCGTGCCAGGGCCTGTTCCGTGAACAGTTCTATCCGGCCCAGCACCTGGTCGCGGCGCCCGGAGCCCCCACCATGCACGCGGACGATGGCAACCTCAGCTACGACAAGGGCGACGCGGTTCAGGCGGTGATCAAGGCGTCCCAGGATCTCACGCTCAGCTACGGCGATTTCACGCTGTTCGCTCGCTGGCTGTATTTCTATGACGCGGTCAACATGAATCAGGGCGACTACTTCCCGACCCTGATCACCGCCGAGAACGCGGACCGCACCGGAATCACCGGAGACGCCGTCTCCAACCGCTATTTCGAACGGGTCTACGGACCCGGCGAAGCGACCGAAGTCGACCGCAGCGGACGCGCGCTCAAGCAGGCCGGCACCGACCTGCAGCTGCTGGACCTCAACATCGCCGGCACGATCAACCTGATCGAGGACTATCCGATCTCGTTCAAGATCGGCCGCCAGACGATCAACTGGGGCGAAAGCACGCTGGTCGCGGTCAACAGCATCAACCAGTGGAATCCGCCGAACGCCAACAATCTCTACCGTGTCGGCATGTCGGTCGAGGAAGTGTTTGAACCGGTCGGCATGCTCAGTCTGAGCTTCGATCCGTTCTACAACGCCTCGCTCGAACTGGTCTACCAGTACGAATGGGAGCCGCTGGAGATCCCGACGCCGGGGACCTATTTCTCGACGGTCGATGCCGGCACCGACAACGTGCGCGACTACTTCAATCTCAGCTTCGGCGGCTCGTCGGACGATCCGGACAAGGTCGGTTATTTTCTGGACAATCCGCTTGCGCTGATCACACCGTCCACCGCCTATCTCGAGCGGGCCCCGGACCAGACGCCGAAAGACACCGGACAGTACGGATTCGCCTTCAAGTACTACGCCGAGAACCTCAACTACGGTACCGAGTTCGGCTTCTACTACATGCGCTACCACTCGCGCCTGCCCTACGTGAGCTTCATCGCCGCCGACGCCAGCTGCGCGCGGGCCGCCGGCAATGCCGAAGGTATCAATGCTACGAACACCAGCGAATTTCTCAGCGTCTGCAACAACATCCCCGGGCTTGCGGTACCCAGCGCCAGACAGCAGCTCGCAGTGGATTCGCTGACGACGATCGTCACGAACCCGGGCGTGATCACCGATGTCGGTACCGATATCGCCGCATTCCTGCCACTGCTCACCGGAATGGGGACCGACCCCGACGGTCCCTATTCCGAAGCCAACGGCCTCGATACCCAGAAGATCTTTTTCGAGTATCCCGAGAATATCGACATGTTCGGCTTGAGCTTCAACACGCCACTCGGCACCTGGGCGATGCAGGGCGAGGTTTCGTACCGGCCGGACCTGCCCTTGCAGGTTTCGATCATCGACGTCGCCTTCGCGGCATCCGGGCCGCTGCTTGCGGCCTGTCATGATCCATCCGTCGGCTGCGCCGGCACCTCGGGCGGCCGTGGCTTCTCCGAGGACGGCGGCCGTACCAGCTATGGCAGCAGCGATGCCATGAACGCCGGCGCCGACATCGATTATGCCGACACGATCAACCTGCTGGTCGGCCACCTGCCCGGTTCGGCACGCGCCTATCCGAGTTTCCTCACCGCCTACCGCGGTGGCGTGGTCGGCGACACGGCTCCGAATTCATACGTGCGCGGCTGGGAACCGTTCGATGTTCTGCAATACGACCTTGGCTTCACCCGGGTTTACAGCGCCACCGAGAACCCCTTCGGCGCCAGCCAGGTGCAACTCGTCGTAGAACTGGCGGCGGTCCATGTGCCGGGGCTGCCAGGTCTCGACGAATTGCAGATCGACGCCCCGGGCGTCTACACGCACGCCAGCGCCGGCGCCGACGGCACCGGGGCCGATGGATCACGCCAGGCGTGCTCGACCAATCCGACCTGCGTCGTCGGTCCGGACGGATTGCGCTTCAACCCGACGCAGGCGGATCTCGACGCCTTCGTCGACAAGTTTTCCTGGGGTTATCGCGTCATCAGCTTCTTCAAGTACGAGAGCCTCTTCCCCGGCATCAGCCTGCAACCGAGCTTCGTGCTCACGCATGACGTGAAGGGCACCTCGCCCGGTCCGGCGGAAAACTTCGTGGAGGGCCGCAAATCGCTGGCCCTGCTCAATGAAATCCGCTTCCGCGGCGGCCTGTCGTTCACCGCAGGCTATACCTGGTACACCGGTGCCGGCGAAAACAACCTGCTGCGGGATCGCGACTTCGCCCAGGCTTTCGTCAAGTACCAGTTCTGATCGGCAAGCCCCTTCAGCGATCAAAACCGGCGACCGCGAGGCCGCCGGTTTTTTTGATGCTTCCCCGGTCTGCCCTCAGCCAAGAATCGTGTCGTCGGCGACACCGAGTTGGCCGCGCTTGCGCAGGCTCAATACCGCCGCCTCGGCCCGGCACACCAGTTCAGCGGCACCACAGGCCTGTGAGGCCGCCAAGGCCCAGCCGATACGCAAGCGGGGCTGATAACCGGCCGCCGCCTCTGAACCGCCAATGAGCAAGTGGACCGGACGCGCAATCTCGCGATGCAGGGAATGAAGCGAGGCTTCGAAATTGTCGGAGACGGCTTCGCCATCCAGTATCAGCCCGAAGCGCCTCTTCGCGATCCGCGCCAGGGTATGAATCCGCATCCCGGCATCATCGATGCGCTGCGCCAAGGTACGAATCAAATCGTCGCTGACCCTGCCCCCCAAGAGTTCGTGAGGCGCGTCGACGCCCGCCACCTCGATGATGACGGCTGCGATCGCGGTACGGGCTTGCGCGCTCAGAAGCCGTTCCAGACAGTCATCGAACAGCAGCCGATTCGGTAGACCGGTGAGCGCATCGTGCGACACGCGGCGACGGCGCGATTCGCCCGAACGCGGGGACCGCGCGGCCGGCCACGCGCGCGGATCATGCTGTGCCGCCGCCTGACGACAGGCCTCGTAAACCTGCAGGAAACCGTCGACCTTGATCGACAGGTCTACCGGATCAATCGGCAACGGCACCACATCGTCGGCCTGTGGAGCCGCGGTCGGAACCAGATCGTCCGCGCCCAGCAGCACGATCGGCACGTCCGCCATTGCCGGCTCCGAACGCAGCAGCGCGATTGCCTCATGCGTATCGAGGTCGCTCAGATTCGCGTCCATCAGCACCAGGGCCACCGGACGCATCAATGCGGCGATGTTCGCCTGCTGCGCGGTCGCCGCCTCGAGAATGTCGATGTTCCTGCCACCCAGCAGCTGGCGCAGCGCCTGACGGTGGCCGCTGTGTCCATCGATAATCAGCACGGTCGGTCGAATTGAATGCGGCATCAATGAGACGCTCAAGGAAGGTGTCCCATCATCAAGCGCGGCCGATCGGGTCATCGTAGATAAAACTGTTCATCGTTCACCGGCCATCCCTCTCAAGCTGCCGCCGGTCCGATCCCGCGCCCCGAAGGCCGGACACGGGGTGGTAGATGCGGCCACGGGAACGCAGTGCTACCGTCTGGCGCCGGGGCACACACTCATCCAAACGAACACGCATGTCGCTCGAACTGCTGCTGGGCGTTTCCCTGTTGTACGCCGCCTTGCTGTTCTCGATCGCCTGGCTGGGCGACCGCCGGCCAACCGTGGGCGCACGCCCCTGGACCTTCAGCCTGGCGCTGGGGGTGTACTGCTCGTCATGGACGTTCTACGGCGCCGTCGGCCGAGCCTCTTCGTCCGGCATGGATTTTTCCGCGATCTACATCGGGCCGATACTGATGTTCGTGTTCGGCCTGCCGCTGCTGCAGCGGCTGGTGGCGGTGACCAAGCGCAACAGCCTGACTTCGATCGCCGATTTCTTTGGCGCGCGCTACGGCAACAATCAACGACTCGCCAGCCTGGTGGCGATCATGCTCACCTTTGCCGTGTTGCCGTACCTGGCGCTGCAACTCCAGGCGATCAGTCTGGCGATCCAGACCATCGGCGGCGCCGGCACGGATGCCGGCCGTGCCGTGCTACTGGCGGACATACTGCTGATCGTCTTCACCATGCTGTTCGGGACGCGGCACCTCACCAGCCTGGAAAGTCATCGTGGCCTGCTGCGCGCGATCGCCTTCGAATCCATCGTCAAGCTGGTGGCCTTCGCCACGGTCTCCGTATTTGTGGTGTTCACCGTATTCGCAGGCGACATCCCCGAGGTCACCCAGCGTTCCGCGCAAACCCTGACGCAGTGGGCCGCGTCCGCCGATCCGCTGAACTTCGTGGTTCAGTGCGGCCTGTCGGCCTTGGCGATCATCTGCCTGCCGCGCCAGTTCCACGTCATGTGTGTGGAGAACACCAGTCCCAGCGAACTGCGTCGCGCACGTACGGTGTTCCCGATCTACCTCGGCCTGTTCACGGTCCTGGTGCTGCCGATCAGTCTGGCCGGACCGCCGGTCTTCGGCAGCACCGGACCATCACCCGACACCTACGTGTTGGGGCTGCCGCTGGCGCTGGGCGCGCCGGCCATCACCGCGCTGGCCTTCATCGGCGGTATATCGGCGGCGTCGGCAATGGTCGTGATGACCGCGCTGGCGCTGTCGACCATGCTGTCCAACGAAGTACTGATGCCGCTGGGGCTGCGCACGCGCTGGACTCGTCTGGCCGGGCCGGCGCTGCAGGCACGCGTGCTGTGGACCCGCCGGCTGTGCATCATCGCCCTGCTGCTGGGCGCGCTCGCGGTGCATGCCGGATTGATCGCGGCGGGGCCGCTGGCAGATACCGGCCTGCTGGCCTTCGCCGCCGTCGCGCAGCTCGCACCCGGGCTGATCGGCGGGCTGTTCTGGACACGTGGAAACCGCCACGGCACCCTTGCCGGCCTGCTCGCCGGCTTCGCGTTGTGGGCGGTCTTTCTGTTGCTGCCGTTCATTGGCCACCAGGAACCCCAGGCCGGCTTCTACCCCGGCGTGCTGGTGGCCCTGGGCTGCAATGTGCTGCTCTACGTCGTGGTTTCGGGACTGACCTCACAGACCCTGCGTGAGCGCGTACATGTGGCGCGCTTTTTGGGGCTGGATCATCAGGAGCCGGAACCGCCCAAGGGCCGCATCGCGGTCGGTGACCTGAGCCTGCTGCTCGAACGCTTCTATCCACCCGACCGGGTGCAGGCCTTCATCGCGGACTTCGCGCGCGAGCACGACTGCAACCTCCCGAAGGCTCCCGACGAGGCCAGCGCCGCCTTTCGCGAGTTCGTGAGCCGGCGGCTCGCCAGCGTCGTCGGCAGCGCGTCAGCGGCGGCGCTGATGGCGGCGGCCACCTCGCCGG harbors:
- a CDS encoding PAS-domain containing protein gives rise to the protein MSLELLLGVSLLYAALLFSIAWLGDRRPTVGARPWTFSLALGVYCSSWTFYGAVGRASSSGMDFSAIYIGPILMFVFGLPLLQRLVAVTKRNSLTSIADFFGARYGNNQRLASLVAIMLTFAVLPYLALQLQAISLAIQTIGGAGTDAGRAVLLADILLIVFTMLFGTRHLTSLESHRGLLRAIAFESIVKLVAFATVSVFVVFTVFAGDIPEVTQRSAQTLTQWAASADPLNFVVQCGLSALAIICLPRQFHVMCVENTSPSELRRARTVFPIYLGLFTVLVLPISLAGPPVFGSTGPSPDTYVLGLPLALGAPAITALAFIGGISAASAMVVMTALALSTMLSNEVLMPLGLRTRWTRLAGPALQARVLWTRRLCIIALLLGALAVHAGLIAAGPLADTGLLAFAAVAQLAPGLIGGLFWTRGNRHGTLAGLLAGFALWAVFLLLPFIGHQEPQAGFYPGVLVALGCNVLLYVVVSGLTSQTLRERVHVARFLGLDHQEPEPPKGRIAVGDLSLLLERFYPPDRVQAFIADFAREHDCNLPKAPDEASAAFREFVSRRLASVVGSASAAALMAAATSPAAASEALQFIEQSSRVASFNRELLQSTLDHLSAGVSVVDRDLRLVAWNRAYIDLFRYPAGHVRTGRPIADLIRYNANRGMLGPGEPEALIQRRVDHLRAAHSYTHERALPDGTVIQIRGNPLPNGGFVTTYTDVTDYKRVEGSLRALAATLEERVAERTLELQSASAEAERANQSKTRFVAAAVHDLMQPLNAARLFASAIEDATRHGPAQEPTQRLEQSLASMESILDSLLDISRLESGVLKTRIRDVGLAELLRGLGEEFEPLAKSRGLRLRVAIAHGSLRTDETLLRRILQNFISNAIRYTERGGVLLGCRRRGDQVRIEVWDSGLGIAPEQQREIYQEFRRLSATDQLGTRGAGLGLAIVDRIADLLGHLIGLRSWPGRGSVFSVTVPAGSTTPPPRRRPVSSVGERPLAGTEVWCVDDEPAALDALRAVLERWGCKVRGFQTAGQTEQAAADAPAPDALLIDQHLPDDDGLRLQARLRQHWGEVPVIMISADRTREVVESARAQGLAHLPKPVRPAALRALLTRTIRTQR
- a CDS encoding diguanylate cyclase, which produces MPHSIRPTVLIIDGHSGHRQALRQLLGGRNIDILEAATAQQANIAALMRPVALVLMDANLSDLDTHEAIALLRSEPAMADVPIVLLGADDLVPTAAPQADDVVPLPIDPVDLSIKVDGFLQVYEACRQAAAQHDPRAWPAARSPRSGESRRRRVSHDALTGLPNRLLFDDCLERLLSAQARTAIAAVIIEVAGVDAPHELLGGRVSDDLIRTLAQRIDDAGMRIHTLARIAKRRFGLILDGEAVSDNFEASLHSLHREIARPVHLLIGGSEAAAGYQPRLRIGWALAASQACGAAELVCRAEAAVLSLRKRGQLGVADDTILG
- a CDS encoding DUF1302 domain-containing protein, giving the protein MLVRNLRARAGGLALLLAVATPASAVRFDLDYGDGIEGVLNTTLTAGGAWRMQHQSSDLIGKSNLDPGVCSGVYQSCQGLFREQFYPAQHLVAAPGAPTMHADDGNLSYDKGDAVQAVIKASQDLTLSYGDFTLFARWLYFYDAVNMNQGDYFPTLITAENADRTGITGDAVSNRYFERVYGPGEATEVDRSGRALKQAGTDLQLLDLNIAGTINLIEDYPISFKIGRQTINWGESTLVAVNSINQWNPPNANNLYRVGMSVEEVFEPVGMLSLSFDPFYNASLELVYQYEWEPLEIPTPGTYFSTVDAGTDNVRDYFNLSFGGSSDDPDKVGYFLDNPLALITPSTAYLERAPDQTPKDTGQYGFAFKYYAENLNYGTEFGFYYMRYHSRLPYVSFIAADASCARAAGNAEGINATNTSEFLSVCNNIPGLAVPSARQQLAVDSLTTIVTNPGVITDVGTDIAAFLPLLTGMGTDPDGPYSEANGLDTQKIFFEYPENIDMFGLSFNTPLGTWAMQGEVSYRPDLPLQVSIIDVAFAASGPLLAACHDPSVGCAGTSGGRGFSEDGGRTSYGSSDAMNAGADIDYADTINLLVGHLPGSARAYPSFLTAYRGGVVGDTAPNSYVRGWEPFDVLQYDLGFTRVYSATENPFGASQVQLVVELAAVHVPGLPGLDELQIDAPGVYTHASAGADGTGADGSRQACSTNPTCVVGPDGLRFNPTQADLDAFVDKFSWGYRVISFFKYESLFPGISLQPSFVLTHDVKGTSPGPAENFVEGRKSLALLNEIRFRGGLSFTAGYTWYTGAGENNLLRDRDFAQAFVKYQF
- a CDS encoding TetR/AcrR family transcriptional regulator — its product is MAVKMPQPSSDKRSKSRRSAPRERVARADREQQMLEQAARIFGEQGYNAASMTRIAEAVGVTKPMLYAYFGSKEGLYLAVVDRAGTHMIASMESLLVEPDPAQRLRLGAQYLLGYIARHRDSWAVLFAEGVAGATVAARVRRYRERIVDMIAMTLAGLAPGRREIEARPYALALIGAGEAITNWWVNQNEVSLNAMSTAVSDIVEAVSKAYVAGAAPVAERRTRRAR
- a CDS encoding acyl-CoA dehydrogenase, with translation MNILLWIAAFAIVWILVYRGAKLLTFSAMLAVLAVGLSALGALSGTGLAIVAVIGGLPLLVLNLVPLRRHLVTRAIFNPFRKALPQMSETERDALEAGEVWWEGEMFRGRPDWSKLLSFKMTSLTPEEQGFLDEETNQLCEMLDDWHISFERRDLPPEVWTFIREKKFFAMLIGKEHGGLGFSPLAQSSVVAKIATRSITAAVTVMVPNSLGPGELLMHYGTPEQQRYWLPRLVRGEDIPCFGLTGPEVGSDASNLPDTGDVFRDQDGTLKLRLNFSKRYITLAPVATVIGLAFRLRDPDGLLGDRSKTEYGITCALVPRDTAGVEIGRRHYPGSAFMNGPIKGQDVVVPLEAIIGGPEMAGKGWRMLVECLSAGRGISLPALSAACGKGAYGATAAYAAIRRQFRLPIARFEGVQEATGRIAGYAYWMECCRVLTASAVAETTPSVVTAMMKYHMTEGMRQVLLDAMDVQSGKAVIRGPRNFLGPAYEALPVAITVEGANIVTRSLMIFGQGAIRCHPYVLAEMAAAGNEDVAQGLIDFDRALWGHAGYAINRGVRAVSQALFGTWMTRKPVSDEFAAYYGRLERFSSALAFTSDVAMGVLGGDLKRKERLSARLGDVLSHLYIASAVLRAVAEPGVTEVERVHARWSLEWALNRMESALFEFVQNFPVALVRALLKLMLFPRGRAHHGVSHALNAELANTMLKRNALMDRIQQDVFVSKDPNDPVARMLRTFDLLNEIEPYYTPFAKALEKRELDGESFEERLADAVRRGLLDAAQSQRVREYEALRADAVLTDDFAPEELSGDYETLARWQRPERPKLKAVG